Below is a window of Paenibacillus bovis DNA.
CGGACAGAATCGTTTTGAGGCGGGAAGAATCGATAGAGGTACCTGTACCAATAATACGTTCGCGCGGCAGACCGGAGTACTGCCATGTGAGGTAAGTGACCACGTCTACCGGATTGGCCGCGATAATAAATATGCCGTCAAATCCACTGGCCATGATCGGATCGGTAATGTCGCGTACGATCTCGGACGCTTCATGTAGCAGGGTCATGCGGTCTTGTCCTGGTTTGGGATTGGGACCTGCTGTAATGATGACAATATCCATATCTCCGCAGTCATGCAGTGTACCAGCGTATACTTTGGTACGATGGGACGTAAAGTCCATGCAGTGCGACAGATCGAGCGCCTGGGCAACCGCCTTCTCATGGGTGCGTCCCACCATCATAATCTCGTCGGCAATCGACTGGTTAATCATTGAATAGGCACATCCTGCTCCGACCATTCCTACGCCGACAATTGCTACTTTTCTGTTCTTTTTACCCACGTTGTACAGCCCTCCTGCTATTTATAATCATGATATACTTTCTACCATGTCAAAAATTACATAAATTAAATCAGAAAGAATACATATTTGAATGTCAATTTACTTTCCATATCTACTATTATACATACTTTTACCAGAATGATAATAAGGAAATATGTCACAATAATTAACTTATTGCTTAAAAAAGATAGGAAATGGGTCTGGTATTCTATCCGTACAGAGATAAAAGCGAACAATACTGTCTATTTGTTTTTTGGAAAGCGAAATTAAAAAGAAAACAAACTGTCCAAAATAAAAAGCTCACCTATAAAAGAACAAGTTAACAATACATTTAAGCCAAAATGATCTATACCAGGAGGATAAACAAGGAGTTAACAACACAGACATGATATAGAAATAGATAAATTTCATCTTAATTTCAGGTAGAAAGGGTAATAATAAAAGGTGGCATGCCAATAATACTGGATAACGGGATGATTGGGCATGCGGATGTTCTATATTATGGAACGCAGATACTTATACTTTTGGGAGGAATCAACATGGCTGAAGAACAAAATGAATATATTGCACTGGCGAGTCGCCCGCAGGGTACACCTCAAATGGAGAACTTTTCGTTTAACAAGGCAGAACTGGGTAATCCGGAAGAAGGACAGCTGTTAGTGAAAACACTGTACGTCTCTGTCGATCCTTATATGCGTGGGCGGATGAAAGATGCCAAATCCTATGCGGCACCATTTCAGGTTGGAGAGCCGATTACCGGCGGGTCGGTCGGCAAGGTTCTGAGCAGCAAGCATCCTGATTACCAGGAAGGCGATATTATCGCAGGCGGCTGGGGCTGGCAGCGATATGCGATTGTAGACGGGAAAGGTCAGCGCAAAGTCGATCCGGAACTGGCTCCGATCACTACAGCGCTTGGCGTACTCGGCATGACCGGATTGACTGCGTATTACGGTACACTGCGTATCGGGAATCCGCAGCCGGGCGAGACGATGGTCGTATCCGGCGCAGGCGGTGCGGTCGGCATGATCGCCGGACAGATCGGCAAAATCAAAGGCGCACGTGTCGTGGGCATCTCCGGTTCGGATGAGAAGAACCGATATCTCAAGGAAGAACTGGGCTTTGACGAAGTGATTAACTACAAAACAGATCAGCCGATTCGCGAAGCACTGCAAAAAGCATGCCCGGACGGTATCGATGTCTATTTTGAAAATGTGGGCGGGGATATTACTGATGCTGTAATCGAGCAGCTCAACCGTAATGCGCGTATTCCACTGTGCGGACAAATCTCGCTCTATAATCAGGAGAATCCGGAGCTTGGACCACGTATTTTGCCGGCACTGCTGACCCGTACCGTACTGCTCAAAGGCTTCCTCGTAGGCGATTACGCCGATGAGAATGTACAGGCCCTGCAGGAACTGGGACAATGGGTACGTGAAGGCAAGCTCAAATACAAGGAAAATATTGTAGAAGGATTCGACCGCATTCCAGAAGCTTTCCTCGGACTGTTCACCGGCGAGAACCTGGGTAAACAGCTGGTCAAAGTAGCAGAAGAATAAAAGAATCACGTTATGTTGTCTTGTCTGGAATGGTTCTGTGAGAGAATGTACAGGTAATACACGTTTTGTCACTTCATGCAATTCGGAATAATCCATCAGGCAGGAGAAAAGGCAGATTGGTTAGCCAATAGTCTACACTTCCTTCTATGATCGTACTGCCTTTCTTTTTCCAATTGCAGCAGACCCAATAAAAACGCATTAGGCCAAATAAAAAAGCTAGCCACCGGATCAGACCGGATGGCTAGCTTTTTGATGATATAAGTTCATTTTGATAATGATATAGTTTGTTTTGATGCTAATCCAGGTTGCTTATGCGGTTGGTTTGGAATCTGCAGCTTCGGTAATTTTGCGATACTTGCGGAACATATCGAGCCGCCAGTGCAGCAGTGTACCAAAAGCGAGAATAAAGAACACACCTGCTGTCTGCGGGATGGTGATGTAATGCTCGATAAAACGGTGCAGCAGCAGACGAATCAGCAGCAGTCCGATCAGAATAAACAAAAAGCTTTTGGAGCGCTGTACGACTACATCGGTTCCGTTATGCTCAAACCGGGTTCCGCGAATCAGCGGATACGAGAAAATAAACCAGCCCACCAGAAAAGCACCCAACGCCCATAGCCAGGACACCCGGAAATCCGGCACCACAAACATGAAAAAGCCGGTACTCATGCCAAGCGGCGGGATCAGAATCTTTTTGGCGTTAACTGGTCGATGATTGGTGCGGGAACGTACAAGAATAGCGGTCAGAGCAATAACCAGCAGACCGACAGTAGAACCTATCTGTAAAAAGGAGGGACTGAATTGTAACATGATAAAGGACAAACCCCTCTCCTGAATATAAAATATGTTAAATTCCAAAATGATGTTGAATGACCTGTATCCAGTAGAATATCGAAAATGCAGTGAAATACTTTATTAGTATATCATATTTTGGGGAGCAACCCTATTGTGTGCGACAATCCATATTGAACATCTTTTGACAGCTTAAACAATAGCGAAAAGCCTGCCGCATACAAGCTAATCCATATGAATATCGTCTTCGTACATAAGATATATGCTCCGATCCAACCTCTTACTTATACCCACACAATACGCAGATTGCGTATTAGGTCCTATTTTTAGATTCTACTCGCCAACCGACATTATAGAAGAAAGTCTGCCCTTTATACCGACGATAAGTTAACGGATAGGCCGATCTCTAATACTTGTTCCAACACGAAAGTAAAGGTCCGCCCAATTCGATGGTTTATCAGGTCCACAGGAGCAGATTGGCACAATTGTGTTAAAATTAAATTGCTATTGTTTTTAAAATAGTCCATTTATTGTTAATTATCATATAACAGCAACTATTTATTTTGTTCTATTTACTATACAAGGAGGAATCAATGATGTCATCATATCAGATTTTAATTGCGGAGGATGAACCTGCGCTGCGTTTTTTGCTGCTGGAGACATTGGAAGACGAAGGGTACCAGGTTACAGAAGCCGAGGATGGCGGACTGGCACGGGAGAAGCTGGCCGGGCAGTCTTATGATCTGATTATTCTTGATTATATGATGCCGGAAGCTACAGGGATCGAAGTATGTGAATGGCTGCGGGGCAGCGGTGGTATCAATGAAGATAAACCGGTCATTTTGTTGACTGCCAAAGCACAGGAGAAGGATCGGATCCGGGCAGAACAGGCCGGGGTTACCCTTTATATTTCCAAGCCATTTAGTCCGCTGCAGCTGCTGGATGCTGTGGAAGAATTGCTATCCGGTACGCAGAGGGATAACTGATGCAGGCCGGCGGGGGATTGGCACGCAGAATTGCCCGGTGGACGATCATTGTTTTTCTGATTTTTGGACTGATTGTATTTGCTGTGGAATGGACATTCAAGCAGCAGGTTTCGCAGATCACGGATCAGATTAATTACCATCTTGATCAGCAGAATCGCCTGCAAAAGATGGGGGAAGACTATCGCTCGACAGTATCGAATTTTCGGGCGTATCTGGCATATGACCGTGAAGATTTTCTGACAGCAGCCCGTACGGATCGGGATCAATTTCGCAGTGAACTGAACGATTATCGTACACAGCTGAGCCATAGTACGACCATGACCGAACAGCTGGATGGATTGGTGCGTCAGAGCGAGGAGTATTTCAGTTATTTCCCGACGATTCAGCAGATGAAGCAGGAGGGCAACCAGACAGAGATTGAGCGTCTGTCCCAGACGACAAGCGCACTGGTCAAGACGGTTAATGGAGAAATGGAGCAGCTGATTGCTGCTGAACGCAACGAAGTTACTCTGCTGATGCAAAAGAGCCAGCATCTCAATTCACTGGTGCTATTTATCCCGCTGGTATTTATTGCGCTCGGACTAATAGCGGCGCTGCTGCTGATCCGTTATCTAAGGGAATTGATCGTCAAGCCGGTCATACAGATGGAATCTGCCGTCCGTCATATCAGCCAGGGAGAACATGTACGGCTGGATCATCGGGTGAATGAAGACGAGATCGGCAGTCTTATGGATGGCATTAATCATATGAGTGACCAGTTACAGGAACGCCATCAGGAACTGGAAAAAACGCTGCAGCATATGGCAGAACAGCATGATGAACTGGAAGCACAAAACGAGGAAATTCTGGTACAGCAGCATGAGCAGGAAGTCATTCTGGCCAAATTGACCGACCGGGAGAGACAGCTGCAATTAATTAACTCTTATCAGGAAAAGCTGACCGGCTTTACAACAATGAGCGAATTTTTGGAGAGCAGTCTGCGCGCACTGCTGCAGGCAACCCATCATGATGCATTGATGCTCGTGATCCAGTCGGAGCAGGAAGCATCGGTATTTCATACGATTCATGCGATTGGGTGGCCCGGACATACAGAGCCGTCTCATCGCACCGGGTTATTCGGTCCCGCACTCCAGGTGATGGAAGAAAAAAGACCGATTATACGCAGCCGGGTACTGAGCGGAGAAGAACGCGGCATTCATCTGGGCTATGAACGCGCAGATGATCATTACTATCCGCTCTGCGATGATCATATGAGAGTAATCGGTTTTCTTTTGCTGACGACCTATGGAAGTGCAGCCGTTCAGATACATGACAAAATGCTGACCGAAGGACTGGTTAATCAGTTCGGAATGGCCTATCAGGCACAGCTCGCAGGAGAAGAACGTCTCAAGCAGAGTA
It encodes the following:
- a CDS encoding response regulator transcription factor is translated as MSSYQILIAEDEPALRFLLLETLEDEGYQVTEAEDGGLAREKLAGQSYDLIILDYMMPEATGIEVCEWLRGSGGINEDKPVILLTAKAQEKDRIRAEQAGVTLYISKPFSPLQLLDAVEELLSGTQRDN
- a CDS encoding CcdC family protein; this encodes MLQFSPSFLQIGSTVGLLVIALTAILVRSRTNHRPVNAKKILIPPLGMSTGFFMFVVPDFRVSWLWALGAFLVGWFIFSYPLIRGTRFEHNGTDVVVQRSKSFLFILIGLLLIRLLLHRFIEHYITIPQTAGVFFILAFGTLLHWRLDMFRKYRKITEAADSKPTA
- a CDS encoding L-lactate dehydrogenase yields the protein MGKKNRKVAIVGVGMVGAGCAYSMINQSIADEIMMVGRTHEKAVAQALDLSHCMDFTSHRTKVYAGTLHDCGDMDIVIITAGPNPKPGQDRMTLLHEASEIVRDITDPIMASGFDGIFIIAANPVDVVTYLTWQYSGLPRERIIGTGTSIDSSRLKTILSDVFSIDPRSVHGYVLGEHGESQFVAWSHVTIGGKPLLHIMEQHALRFPELSLDDVALKTRDAGWEIFTRKGHTQFGIGNALAHIARSILYDEHRIIAVSAILDGEYNEQNVCAGVPAIISGEGIQEIIELRLEEHEQRQFHHSCQVIRSAIEQVQVMV
- a CDS encoding NADP-dependent oxidoreductase — translated: MAEEQNEYIALASRPQGTPQMENFSFNKAELGNPEEGQLLVKTLYVSVDPYMRGRMKDAKSYAAPFQVGEPITGGSVGKVLSSKHPDYQEGDIIAGGWGWQRYAIVDGKGQRKVDPELAPITTALGVLGMTGLTAYYGTLRIGNPQPGETMVVSGAGGAVGMIAGQIGKIKGARVVGISGSDEKNRYLKEELGFDEVINYKTDQPIREALQKACPDGIDVYFENVGGDITDAVIEQLNRNARIPLCGQISLYNQENPELGPRILPALLTRTVLLKGFLVGDYADENVQALQELGQWVREGKLKYKENIVEGFDRIPEAFLGLFTGENLGKQLVKVAEE